One Salmo trutta chromosome 24, fSalTru1.1, whole genome shotgun sequence genomic region harbors:
- the LOC115160722 gene encoding cordon-bleu protein-like 1 isoform X4, whose product MDGRAVLFHHHAHRFTAATQCAGRVSTKSKAPSPPESVKGLDGAGLSQRHSVSAFPQMTMDQKENLLEQDLTLVVVLPGGVEKTATVHGSKPMMDLLVMLCAKYHLNPSDYIIELVTTNRNPIKFKPNTLIGALEAEKVLLKPKGMEDKIKKPIPQMPEATVRLVINYKNTQKTILRVSPRVPLEDFLPSICDKCEFDRQSTFLLRDAQSKDPLDLTCSLNDFAIREVYATDTKAMYSEDAPASPTPTTPTHLGRLDTVPPGKDKTQKEKENKGLFSLFRRSKKKPEQGMTASAPASPVFPSKPRPLSMSSLSAHSSTFNCYSMNSDMPKKRRAPLPPILVSQRCPSNLSHHQRSISDSEPEAQKDSDQMAGLSRSTESSLKRTKRKAPLPPASPSVVVQDAASLDGGGQLPDTLEEIVEQEETTASVVLDSMSDVQEDDSSLNLSTADISVDSERTEALSPPLEAPGTPYAEMETSSPPESEGPAGEDQACDLSSDGKQVHSMVNNTKRTDPMLIAEMDTSEDADESPPCQAEEIGGQTDLPCKDYTTQDGVKGECSTESSLTISPPAAQPMTQSTGTQASDQLDTDPSYRERPVATSTPCPPAVDAQVQSDLTPPCPVSPPRQQEVPPPSKASTSATVALKKDMATSTEELLIAADPITPALSPASAAPQYQTSTQRGPAPPKPSNELTRDYIPKVGMTTYTIMPHKTLEKLRNFELELMLESPNVALEKEVGSLELKDRTTQGEQLRVTAEQTELQSIVPREDSQSQQVNSTTTTTTTTTTTTTTTSSSSKSTVNSNVVEPIHSPSTLTRILPAGDDKIPSPSSGGDQAGLIAEVTEMKIPPATKPKPGSFRLPQHKRTPGYYVTSAAVKSLNASPGAGQREAPGSLVAAAAHALQLVEEDSFPPPVQWDEETSEGADVVEVEPSVPSPRPSPARAPPSPGLSLEKLRSFAAPKPYSPTTPSRFAQAVSSAVKRSQSLSTDSTSPSPRSPPFYPITSRFLVNDPKGPCRAMGSGNGEAEENKGLELQGRADLSGGPASDNMTVQMAGQSDPEQWLSVCVDRS is encoded by the exons ATGGATGGCAGGGCTGTGTTGTTTCACCACCATGCCCACAGGTTCACGGCTGCAACGCAGTGCGCAGGGAG AGTGTCAACCAAAAGCAAGGCCCCGTCTCCCCCAGAATCAGTGAAGGGACTGGATGGTGCAGGCCTCTCCCAGAGACACTCTGTATCAGCATTTCCTCAGATGACCATGGACCAGAAGGAGAACCTACTTGAACAGGACCTGACTCTGGTTGTGGTTCTGCCAGGCGGAGTGGAGAAGACAGCCACTGTCCATGGCAG CAAGCCCATGATGGATTTGTTAGTGATGCTTTGTGCCAAGTACCACCTGAACCCATCAGACTATATTATAGAGCTCGtcaccaccaacagaaacccAATCAAGTTCAAACCCAACACTCTGATCGGGGCCCTGGAAGCAGAGAAGGTCCTGCTCAAGCCCAAAGGAATGGAGGACAAGATTAAGAAGCCAATTCCTCAGATGCCAGAG GCAACCGTTCGCCTGGTAATAAACTATAAAAATACCCAGAAGACTATACTAAGAGTCAGCCCTCGAGTCCCCCTCGAAGACTTCTTACCATCTATTTGTGACAAATGTGAATTTGACCGGCAGAGCACATTTTTATTGAGAGATGCCCAATCTAAGGATCCTTTGGATTTGACCTGTTCTCTCAACGATTTTGCAATAAGGGAGGTTTATGCAACGGACACAAAAG CTATGTACTCAGAAGACGCACCTGCCTCTCCTACCCCTACTACCCCAACTCATCTAGGTCGTCTAG ATACCGTTCCACCCGGTAAAGATAAAACACAGAAGGAGAAAGAAAACAAGGGATTGTTCAGTTTATTCAGGAGGAGTAAGAAGAAACCTGAGCAG GGAATGACTGCCAGTGCCCCGGCGTCACCAGTCTTTCCCAGCAAGCCTCGACCTCTTAGCATGAGTTCGCTCAGTGCCCACTCCTCCACATTCAACTGCTACTCCATGAATTCTGACATGCCAAAGAAGAGACGGGCTCCCCTGCCCCCCATACTGGTTTCCCAGAGATGCCCCTCTAACCTCAGCCATCACCAGAGGTCCATCTCCGACTCAGAGCCCGAAGCCCAAAAGGACAGTGACCAG ATGGCTGGTCTGAGTCGCAGCACGGAGTCTTCCCTGAAGAGGACGAAGCGCAAGGCTCCTCTACCCCCCGCATCTCCCAGTGTGGTTGTCCAAGATGCAGCTTCGCTAGATGGAG GTGGCCAACTTCCTGATACACTGGAAGAGATCGTGGAGCAGGAGGAGACAACTGCCTCCGTGGTCTTAGACTCTATGAGTGATGTCCAGGAGGACGACAGCAGCCTCAACCTGTCAACAGCAGACATCTCCGTGGACTCTGAGAGAACAGAGGCCCTCTCTCCACCACTGGAGGCACCAGGCACACCGTATGCTGAGATGGAGACCTCTTCACCACCCGAGAGCGAGGGCCCAGCAGGGGAAGATCAGGCTTGTGATCTGTCCTCAGATGGCAA ACAAGTGCACAGCATGGTGAACAACACTAAGCGCACGGATCCCATGCTGATTGCTGAGATGGACACATCTGAAGATGCAGATG AAAGCCCTCCTTGCCAAGCTGAGGAAATAGGTGGTCAGACAGACTTGCCATGTAAAGATTACACAACACAAGATGGGGTCAAAGGTGAATGTAGTACTGAGAGCTCTCTTACTATCAGCCCACCAGCAGCCCAGCCTATGACACAGAGTACAGGAACACAGGCCTCAGATCAGCTGGACACTGACCCCTCCTATCGTGAACGGCCAGTGGCCACAAGCACCCCCTGTCCCCCTGCTGTGGATGCCCAGGTCCAGAGCGATCTCACACCGCCCTGTCCTGTGTCACCACCCCGACAACAGGAAGTGCCTCCCCCTTCTAAAGCCTCTACCTCTGCAACGGTGGCGCTGAAGAAGGACATGGCCACATCTACAGAGGAGCTGCTGATCGCTGCTGACCCCATCACACCTGCCTTATCTCCTGCCTCAGCAGCCCCTCAGTACCAAACGTCCACTCAAAGGGGCCCGGCCCCTCCGAAGCCATCCAATGAGCTGACAAGGGACTACATCCCCAAGGTGGGGATGACTACGTACACTATCATGCCTCACAAGACTTTGGAGAAACTGAGAAACTTTGAGCTGGAGCTGATGTTGGAATCCCCCAACGTGGCTCTCGAGAAGGAAGTAGGTTCACTTGAACTCAAAGACCGTACTACACAGGGTGAGCAGTTACGGGTCACAGCAGAACAGACCGAGCTGCAGTCTATTGTACCTAGGGAAGACTCCCAATCTCAGCAAGTCAAcagcaccaccactactactactactactactactactactactactactagtagtagtagtaagagcACTGTAAATAGCAATGTGGTTGAGCCTATTCACTCCCCCTCAACACTAACAAGAATACTTCCTGCAGGAGATGACAAGATTCCATCCCCCTCTAGTGGGGGAGACCAAGCAGGCTTAATAGCAGAGGTCACGGAGATGAAAATTCCGCCCGCAACTAAACCCAAGCCTGGCTCTTTCCGCTTGCCACAGCACAAAAGAACACCTGGGTATTATGTAACCTCGGCGGCAGTGAAAAGTTTGAATGCCAGTCCTGGCGCTGGCCAGAGGGAGGCTCCAGGCAGTCTAGTGGCAGCAGCAGCACACGCCCTGCAGCTAGTGGAGGAGGACAGCTTCCCTCCTCCGGTGCAGTGGGACGAGGAGACATCAGAGGGCGCTGATGTAGTTGAAGTGGAGCCGAGTGTGCCATCTCCACGTCCTAGTCCTGCCAGGGCGCCCCCATCCCCAGGGCTGAGCCTGGAGAAACTGAGGAGTTTTGCTGCTCCCAAACCCTACTCTCCTACGACCCCGTCCCGTTTTGCCCAGGCTGTCTCCTCGGCGGTCAAGAGGTCCCAGTCCTTATCCACTGACTCCACCTCACCCTCTCCTCGCTCGCCACCATTCTACCCGATCACAAGCCGCTTTTTAGTCAATGATCCTAAAGGACCATGTAGGGCTATG GGAAGTGGCAATGGAGAGGCGGAGGAGAACAAAGGCTTGGAGCTCCAGGGAAGGGCGGACCTGAGCGGTGGCCCAGCCAGTGACAACATGACTGTTCAGATGGCAGGCCAGAGTGACCCTGAGCagtggctcagtgtgtgtgtggacaggagCTGA
- the LOC115160722 gene encoding cordon-bleu protein-like 1 isoform X3 — MGIRAFSLRVLLLRFLKEHLPRVSTKSKAPSPPESVKGLDGAGLSQRHSVSAFPQMTMDQKENLLEQDLTLVVVLPGGVEKTATVHGSKPMMDLLVMLCAKYHLNPSDYIIELVTTNRNPIKFKPNTLIGALEAEKVLLKPKGMEDKIKKPIPQMPEATVRLVINYKNTQKTILRVSPRVPLEDFLPSICDKCEFDRQSTFLLRDAQSKDPLDLTCSLNDFAIREVYATDTKAMYSEDAPASPTPTTPTHLGRLDTVPPGKDKTQKEKENKGLFSLFRRSKKKPEQGMTASAPASPVFPSKPRPLSMSSLSAHSSTFNCYSMNSDMPKKRRAPLPPILVSQRCPSNLSHHQRSISDSEPEAQKDSDQMAGLSRSTESSLKRTKRKAPLPPASPSVVVQDAASLDGGGQLPDTLEEIVEQEETTASVVLDSMSDVQEDDSSLNLSTADISVDSERTEALSPPLEAPGTPYAEMETSSPPESEGPAGEDQACDLSSDGKQVHSMVNNTKRTDPMLIAEMDTSEDADESPPCQAEEIGGQTDLPCKDYTTQDGVKGECSTESSLTISPPAAQPMTQSTGTQASDQLDTDPSYRERPVATSTPCPPAVDAQVQSDLTPPCPVSPPRQQEVPPPSKASTSATVALKKDMATSTEELLIAADPITPALSPASAAPQYQTSTQRGPAPPKPSNELTRDYIPKVGMTTYTIMPHKTLEKLRNFELELMLESPNVALEKEVGSLELKDRTTQGEQLRVTAEQTELQSIVPREDSQSQQVNSTTTTTTTTTTTTTTTSSSSKSTVNSNVVEPIHSPSTLTRILPAGDDKIPSPSSGGDQAGLIAEVTEMKIPPATKPKPGSFRLPQHKRTPGYYVTSAAVKSLNASPGAGQREAPGSLVAAAAHALQLVEEDSFPPPVQWDEETSEGADVVEVEPSVPSPRPSPARAPPSPGLSLEKLRSFAAPKPYSPTTPSRFAQAVSSAVKRSQSLSTDSTSPSPRSPPFYPITSRFLVNDPKGPCRAMGSGNGEAEENKGLELQGRADLSGGPASDNMTVQMAGQSDPEQWLSVCVDRS; from the exons ATGGGTATACGTGCCTTCAGTCTTAGGGTATTACTACTACGATTCTTGAAAGAACATCTGCCTAG AGTGTCAACCAAAAGCAAGGCCCCGTCTCCCCCAGAATCAGTGAAGGGACTGGATGGTGCAGGCCTCTCCCAGAGACACTCTGTATCAGCATTTCCTCAGATGACCATGGACCAGAAGGAGAACCTACTTGAACAGGACCTGACTCTGGTTGTGGTTCTGCCAGGCGGAGTGGAGAAGACAGCCACTGTCCATGGCAG CAAGCCCATGATGGATTTGTTAGTGATGCTTTGTGCCAAGTACCACCTGAACCCATCAGACTATATTATAGAGCTCGtcaccaccaacagaaacccAATCAAGTTCAAACCCAACACTCTGATCGGGGCCCTGGAAGCAGAGAAGGTCCTGCTCAAGCCCAAAGGAATGGAGGACAAGATTAAGAAGCCAATTCCTCAGATGCCAGAG GCAACCGTTCGCCTGGTAATAAACTATAAAAATACCCAGAAGACTATACTAAGAGTCAGCCCTCGAGTCCCCCTCGAAGACTTCTTACCATCTATTTGTGACAAATGTGAATTTGACCGGCAGAGCACATTTTTATTGAGAGATGCCCAATCTAAGGATCCTTTGGATTTGACCTGTTCTCTCAACGATTTTGCAATAAGGGAGGTTTATGCAACGGACACAAAAG CTATGTACTCAGAAGACGCACCTGCCTCTCCTACCCCTACTACCCCAACTCATCTAGGTCGTCTAG ATACCGTTCCACCCGGTAAAGATAAAACACAGAAGGAGAAAGAAAACAAGGGATTGTTCAGTTTATTCAGGAGGAGTAAGAAGAAACCTGAGCAG GGAATGACTGCCAGTGCCCCGGCGTCACCAGTCTTTCCCAGCAAGCCTCGACCTCTTAGCATGAGTTCGCTCAGTGCCCACTCCTCCACATTCAACTGCTACTCCATGAATTCTGACATGCCAAAGAAGAGACGGGCTCCCCTGCCCCCCATACTGGTTTCCCAGAGATGCCCCTCTAACCTCAGCCATCACCAGAGGTCCATCTCCGACTCAGAGCCCGAAGCCCAAAAGGACAGTGACCAG ATGGCTGGTCTGAGTCGCAGCACGGAGTCTTCCCTGAAGAGGACGAAGCGCAAGGCTCCTCTACCCCCCGCATCTCCCAGTGTGGTTGTCCAAGATGCAGCTTCGCTAGATGGAG GTGGCCAACTTCCTGATACACTGGAAGAGATCGTGGAGCAGGAGGAGACAACTGCCTCCGTGGTCTTAGACTCTATGAGTGATGTCCAGGAGGACGACAGCAGCCTCAACCTGTCAACAGCAGACATCTCCGTGGACTCTGAGAGAACAGAGGCCCTCTCTCCACCACTGGAGGCACCAGGCACACCGTATGCTGAGATGGAGACCTCTTCACCACCCGAGAGCGAGGGCCCAGCAGGGGAAGATCAGGCTTGTGATCTGTCCTCAGATGGCAA ACAAGTGCACAGCATGGTGAACAACACTAAGCGCACGGATCCCATGCTGATTGCTGAGATGGACACATCTGAAGATGCAGATG AAAGCCCTCCTTGCCAAGCTGAGGAAATAGGTGGTCAGACAGACTTGCCATGTAAAGATTACACAACACAAGATGGGGTCAAAGGTGAATGTAGTACTGAGAGCTCTCTTACTATCAGCCCACCAGCAGCCCAGCCTATGACACAGAGTACAGGAACACAGGCCTCAGATCAGCTGGACACTGACCCCTCCTATCGTGAACGGCCAGTGGCCACAAGCACCCCCTGTCCCCCTGCTGTGGATGCCCAGGTCCAGAGCGATCTCACACCGCCCTGTCCTGTGTCACCACCCCGACAACAGGAAGTGCCTCCCCCTTCTAAAGCCTCTACCTCTGCAACGGTGGCGCTGAAGAAGGACATGGCCACATCTACAGAGGAGCTGCTGATCGCTGCTGACCCCATCACACCTGCCTTATCTCCTGCCTCAGCAGCCCCTCAGTACCAAACGTCCACTCAAAGGGGCCCGGCCCCTCCGAAGCCATCCAATGAGCTGACAAGGGACTACATCCCCAAGGTGGGGATGACTACGTACACTATCATGCCTCACAAGACTTTGGAGAAACTGAGAAACTTTGAGCTGGAGCTGATGTTGGAATCCCCCAACGTGGCTCTCGAGAAGGAAGTAGGTTCACTTGAACTCAAAGACCGTACTACACAGGGTGAGCAGTTACGGGTCACAGCAGAACAGACCGAGCTGCAGTCTATTGTACCTAGGGAAGACTCCCAATCTCAGCAAGTCAAcagcaccaccactactactactactactactactactactactactactagtagtagtagtaagagcACTGTAAATAGCAATGTGGTTGAGCCTATTCACTCCCCCTCAACACTAACAAGAATACTTCCTGCAGGAGATGACAAGATTCCATCCCCCTCTAGTGGGGGAGACCAAGCAGGCTTAATAGCAGAGGTCACGGAGATGAAAATTCCGCCCGCAACTAAACCCAAGCCTGGCTCTTTCCGCTTGCCACAGCACAAAAGAACACCTGGGTATTATGTAACCTCGGCGGCAGTGAAAAGTTTGAATGCCAGTCCTGGCGCTGGCCAGAGGGAGGCTCCAGGCAGTCTAGTGGCAGCAGCAGCACACGCCCTGCAGCTAGTGGAGGAGGACAGCTTCCCTCCTCCGGTGCAGTGGGACGAGGAGACATCAGAGGGCGCTGATGTAGTTGAAGTGGAGCCGAGTGTGCCATCTCCACGTCCTAGTCCTGCCAGGGCGCCCCCATCCCCAGGGCTGAGCCTGGAGAAACTGAGGAGTTTTGCTGCTCCCAAACCCTACTCTCCTACGACCCCGTCCCGTTTTGCCCAGGCTGTCTCCTCGGCGGTCAAGAGGTCCCAGTCCTTATCCACTGACTCCACCTCACCCTCTCCTCGCTCGCCACCATTCTACCCGATCACAAGCCGCTTTTTAGTCAATGATCCTAAAGGACCATGTAGGGCTATG GGAAGTGGCAATGGAGAGGCGGAGGAGAACAAAGGCTTGGAGCTCCAGGGAAGGGCGGACCTGAGCGGTGGCCCAGCCAGTGACAACATGACTGTTCAGATGGCAGGCCAGAGTGACCCTGAGCagtggctcagtgtgtgtgtggacaggagCTGA